The Pyrus communis chromosome 8, drPyrComm1.1, whole genome shotgun sequence region TCTAACTACCTTCTCTACCTTCTTTATCTTTTGACAAGTGTCATCTTTTACTACCATTGGATTATTACCCTtaacatcccccctcaagctCAGGAGTAGTGAAACCAAGACTGAGATTGTGACAGTGAGTTTGAAAAAGCGGAGCAGATAAACCCTTGGTGAAGATATCGGCATATTGCTCAATGGATGATACAAATTGAACTTGCAGCTGCTTCTTGACAACTCTTTCGCGAACAAAGTGAAtatcaacttcaatgtgttttGTTCGTTGATGTAGAACTGGATTAAGAATTAGAGCAATGGCGGACATGTTATCACAAAACAGCACTGGGGCAGTAGGAATATCAATATGCAAGAAAGTCAATAGTTGTTTGATCCAATCCAATTCAACAGTAGTTGCAGCAAGAGCTCGATATTCTGCCTCGGTGGATGATCGTGACACTGTTTGTTACTTCTTAGATGACCAGGTAATAGGGTTGGAACCCAAGAACACAACAAATCCAGTAGTAGAGCGCCTGTCATTAGGGTCTCCAGCCTAATCTGCATCAGAAAATGCCCTTACAGTATCAAAATGAACTGCCAAACCACCTCGAATATAGCTAATTCCCAAGTTCATAGTTCCTTTAAGGTATCTGAGTATCCTTTTGACTGCACTGAAGTGAGACTCCATGGGATTCTGCATGAATTGACACACTTGGTGCACTGCAAATGCTATATCGAGCCTAGTGAATGTCAGATACTGTAAAACACCAACCACACTTTTGTAAAAAGCTGGATTATTATACGGCTTTCCATAATCAAGAACTAACCGATTATAAGGCAAACAGGGTGTGGCACAAGCCTTGGAATCTAGCATTTCAGTCTTAGTAAATAGGTCTGTAACATACTTTGCCTGAGAAAAGAATAGCCCATCAGTCTGAGAAATGACCTGAATTCCCAGAAAAAAATGAAGAGGGCCCAAATCTTTGATATCAAACTCTCTTGTCAAGGCAGATATCACATCATCAATCATAGTTGAAGCATTACCAGTGACAATGATGTCATCTACATAAAGAAGCAATATCACAACAGAGGAACCATTCGTCTTCACAAATAAAGAGGAATCGGCATAAGTTGTATTAAATCCAAGTGAAGGTAGAAAGCTTGTGAACTTATCATTCCAGGCTCTAGGAGCCTATTTTAAGCTATATAAAGACTTATGAAGCTTGCAGACATACTCAGGGTGTAGAGAATCAATGAAACCCGGAGGTTGAGCCATATACACCTCTTCCTGCAATATACCATGTAAAAAAGCATTCTTTACATCAAGTTGTCtcaaattccaaccaaaatgaGCTGTTATTGCTAGCACAAGTCTCACAGTTGTTGGTTTAACAACTGGACTAAAAGTCTCTCCATAGTCTATTCTTTCCTCTTGGTTAAACCCCTTGGCTACCAAGCGAGCCTTATACCTCCCTATCAAACCATCAGCattcttcttaattttgaaaacccatttgcaaccaacaAGGTTTTTTTGTACTGGAAGTGGAACTAAACTCCATGTAGACTGAGTATTGAGTGCATCTAATTCTTCTTGCATTGCATCAACCTATACTTTACACTTTAATGCAGATTTGTATGTTGCAGGTTCAACAGTAGCTAAATCCACTCCTCCATGTTCATGAATTGTAGTCAGTAATGCCTTCTTTTTGAAAATGCCATTCTTTGATCTAGTTTGCATCGGATGCAAATTTAATGGAGGAATTGAGAGCACTACTTGGAGATTCTCAGATTGGACCTTAGGAGCCACATGGAGTTGAGGAGTTGAAACCTGTTCTCTTGCATTAATGGATTGTATTGAAGGTGATGGAGTAGTGTTTATGGATAATGGGGAAGAGTCAATGTTAGAAGAAGGAACATGATGTAAAGCTGTAGATCTGGGGGAGACTAACACATTATCAAGGGTAGTGACTGGTGTTTGAAAGACTGGTTGTGGCACATGAGATGTAGGAGGGTCAGATGGCCGATTTGAGACTAGAATTGAATAGGAAAATTCAGattcatcaaacaaaacatgtcGAGAAATATAGACTTTCTGCTTAGTGGCATCATAACATAAGTACCCCTTGTACTTTGATGCATACCCTAGAAAAAGACACTTTGTTGTTCGAGGTTGCAACTTAGTGGTATTAATAGGTCTTAACAGTGGGTAACAAGAACAGCCAAAGACTTTTAGATGGCTAATGTCAGGGAGAGAACTATAAAGCATCTCAAATGGTGACTTTTGGTTCAATGTTTGTGATGACATTCGATTAATAAGGTACACTGATGTTTGACAAGCAAATGACCAGAAAGGGGTAGGTAAATGAGATGTTTGGAGGAGAGTGATTGTGGTTTCAATAATATGGCTATGTTTCTGTTCAGCCAACCCATTTTGCTCTGGGGTATATGGACAAGACAATTGGTGACTAATACCCTTAGTAGCAAGGAATGTTTGTAATTGGTTCCCGACAAATTCTCCCCCTTCATCACTTTGAAGTGTCTTTATGGAAACTGAGAAATGATTAAGAATAAATTGATAGAATGTAGCAAATGTAGAACAAACATCAGCTAAATCCAACAAAACCAAGTACATTGATCTATTAAGGTAACATAATACTTAAAGCCATCTATAGAGAGACATGGAGTCGGACACGATACATCACTATGAACAATATCAAAAGGGTGAACAGGTTTACATGTGGCTGAGGTAAAAGGTAACTTGCTAATTTTTCCCTCAAGACAATTGGAACACAATGTAAGTGTGGAATCAGCAACACTAGTGATGTTGGACTTCTTAAGCATAAGGGAAACAACATTATTTGAAGGATGACCTAACCTATGGTGCCATAGACTAGAAATTACTTGTTTTCCAAGATATGCAGCAGCTGAGAAAGCCTTTGTGGGATGAGATGATGGTTTGATGGGAATGGGATACAATCCATTATTGCAAAGGCCCTTGAATAATATTCTCCCTGTGGCTTTGTCCTGAATCCAAAAACACCAAGCATCAAAAATCAGCCAACAATTATTGTCAAGGCAGATTTTATGCACAGAAAGTAAATTTTGAGATATCTTAGGTACATAAAGAACTGAATTCAATTTTAGAGTATGGAATGGAGTTTGCAATATGGAAAATCTTCTATGAGACACTGGCAAACCTTCACCACTTGCAGTTTGAATCATCTCGGATGATGGAAAAAGAGTTGCCAATGACAGATTATTCAAGTCTGCAGTCATGTGATTTGTTGCACCTGAGTCTGTGAGCCATACTTGCTGAGATAGATTGGATTCCACTGGTGAACCAGAAGCATTGACATGCATAGCATTCATGCCTCCAGAGTTGGAATTGATGTTTGCATTTTGGAAATGGCAAAACTGTGCACTGTGATTCATTttgccacaaatttgacacCCTTCAGTAAATGCAGAATCAGTATTTCGAAGCCTACATGTATCTGCAAGATGCCCATACttgccacaaatttgacatggaTTACCAGTATTAGGCAACTGCTGAGTAGGTGAATTACCAAGAATCCCACGCACATGATTTGGGTAAAAAGACCTGTTGTTTCCAAATTTAGGTCCACCTTGGCCATACTGAAACTtccctttgttcttgttcttgttatAGAATGGTTTATATTGAGAACCACCATAATTATTGCTATAAGAAGAAGTTGCACGAGTATGAGTATAAGAAGGAGACTGATGACCAAAGTTGCCCTTGAAACTTGTCTGAGAACCACCGGTATCAGCAGCCATTGCAGTAAGAAATGAAGGGGCAAAAGTACTTTCAATCATTGCTTCCTCAGCAAGTAATTGAGCTCTTAAATCTTTCAAAGATATAACATGTTCTCTGCCTCTAATGATTGATCGAACCGTATTATACTCCGATGGTAAACCAGTAAGAGTAAGAATTacaatatcatcatcatcaaatttAACCCCAGCCGCAGAAAGATAATCTCTACCCTCCTTGATTCTTTGTAAGTAGAGAGAAATGGAATCATTACCCTTTTTGATATTCTGCAattatgatttcatttggaaGATACTTGTTCTTGTAACAGTCGAAAATTGCTCCTTGAGCCGTGTCCAAAGATCTTGTGCACTGGTACTCCCGACGGCACAAGAAATCGCAGGTGATGAAAGAGTTGCAGTAATGAGCTGCATCAAGGCTCGATCgtgcatcttccaaatcttgtaGTCATCAGATTCTTGGGAACAACCAATTTCATCAGGACAATGTGTGAATCGAGCAGGACAATGTGTGGAACCATCCACAAATCCCATGATTCCATACCCCTCGAGCAATAGCTCCATCTGAAAATGCCAAACCAAGTAGTTTGTCTCATCAAGCTTGACCGTGACAGATGTTGACACAGTAGAAATGAGAGAGGTAATGGGGGATTGAACAATTTGCAGTTGAGAGGCAGAAACCATTGCTgcaagaaaaccaaaaacttgtaGCAGAATGGTATTGCGGACTTTTGTCGAACATTTGGCGTGCACGAAAACAGACGCCAAGAACTATGAGCTATGAGATCTACAATAATCTCCACAGAAACAGAGGAAGCAGAAGGCAGCAAGGAGATCAGAAATAGAGAGCGGAAGCAAACCAAGATCGGAAAATCGCACGATTAGCTATACCAGcgatgataccatgttaaccaaGCTGTGATTATAGGAAGAAGTTCACAGTATTGTTCTAAGaatatgaagagagagagagagagagagagagagagagagagagagagagagagagagagagagagagagagaaagagaaagagaaagaaagagagagagtattCTTCAACTgatgtttttatattttctaccTTACAATCTTACAGCCTCAAGTTTATATACTACCTTTTACAAATCTTACTGCCTAAGTCACAACATAACCAACTCTAACTACCTTTTCTACCTTCTTTGTCTTTTGACAAGTGTCATCTTTTACTACCATTGGATTACTACCCTTTACTTCATATTCTCTCTCTAAAGaatctctttttttgtttttttttttttttcctctttcaaTTACCACGTTGAGACAATTCAGGTTTTGGCGTGCCGTATGCAAAACGTTGAGCACATGCGAACAAAAATCAGCTTTCATTGTCAATTTATATTCTATCTTTGaagaatctttttttttcaattaccaCGTCGGGATAATTTAGGTTTTCACCTGCGGTATACGAAGCTTTGATAGTACTAAACAGAATGTACGAACAAAAACCAGTTGTCGGTGTCAATTCATATTCTATCTCCAAAGAACCCTTTTCTTCAATTACCACTTTGAGACAATTCAGGGTTTGGCATGCTGTATAGAAAAATCGATAATACTAAACAGCATGTAAGTATGAAAACTAACTTTCGGTGTCAATTCATATTCTCTCTAaagaatctttttttttattttttatttttttattttttatttttttattattaattcaatTCCCACTAGAAACATAGTGATGAGTTCTTCCCCTTCTTCTAGGGACAAGTACTAGTGAGTCGTTGTGTACCATTAGCTCTGGTCCCTTCATGGTGGCCCCTCCTTAATTTAGAACCAATGTTTTCAAGTGGGAAATATCTCTTCGACGTATAGAGGGGTTTGGAACATTTGTAATGTGTGGTTATGGTTGTTTTCCAATATCTCAGTTTGCAATGATTTTTGCCGCTAACGCACCTGTTCGAGCTTTAATGATTCACTTTGGATTATGTATGCAATTACTTGCTCTATATATACCCAAACTTTGAGAATTCCGAATGTAAAGAAACATATATATGCTAGAGCAGCTTAATTTCCAACCCAATGGCTCATGGCTTCCTTCTTATCCTTTTATTCTCTCACATCATCTTTACAAATGTTCATGCATGCAACCAAATTGAGCGCGCCTCTCTTTTGTCCTTTGCCTCCACCTTATCTTCTCGTCCTTTAAATTGGACTTCAATTAACTGTTGTCGTTGGAAGGGCATCACTTGTAATCAGGATGGTTTGGTCACCCATTTGCTCTTATCCTCCAAAGGTCTCAAAGGAGCTATTTTCCcctcatcatcatcacttgGAAATCTCACACACCTCACCCACATGAATCTCTCTCACAATTCAATTTCCGAATCACTTGGAACTGAATTTTTCTTGTCTTTGAATCGTCTTGAGATCCTTGATTTGAGTTTTAATCTTCTTTCTGGAAATCTACCATTTTCTCTGCCATCACACAATATCCAAACGttggatttgtcaagcaatcGCTTCCATGGTGCAATTCCATCGTCATTCTTTCAAAAAGCTCGGAACTTAACTAGTTTCAACGTCCATAACAATAGCTTCTCGGGTTTAATCCCATCCTCTATATGTATTAATTCTTCTCCCTTGATTAGGTTGTTGGATTTTTCCCTTAATGCATTCAGTGGCAACATTTCTCCTGGACTCGGGGGGTGTTCAAAACTGCAAATTTTTCGTGCTGGTAACAATAACCTCTCAGGATTACTTCCAAAAGATATCTACAATGCCACAAAACTCGAAGAAATTGCATTCCCTTCCAATTCACTCAATGGAGCCATAAGTGAGAAAATTTTCAACCTTACCAACCTTGCAATCCTTGACCTCTCCTTTAATGCATTGAGTGGCGTGCTCCCTCTCTATTTTGGAAAGCTCTCCAAATTAAAAATCTTGGCTCTTGATTACAACCATTTTGAAGGTTATTTGCCCCCATCGTTGATGAATTGCACGAACCTTGTAGAAATACATATGGCAGCCAACAACTTGGAAGGAAATATCTCTATGCTCAATTTCTCGAAACTCAGTCACCTCAGCAAACTTGACCTACTTCGAAACCACTTTATTGGTACATTTCCAACAAGCCTTTATTCATGCCAGTCCCTAAAAGCTATTCGTTTGAGTGCAAATAATCTAGAGGGACAAATACAACATGAAATTCTTTCGTTGAAATCTTTGTCCCTGCTCTCACTTGGTGGCTTAACCAACATCACTGGGGCAATGAAGATATTGATGCATTGCAAAAGTCTTCAAACACTTCTCCTTTCGTATTCATTCAAAGGCGAGGAAATTCCAACTGATGAAGGCATGCTTGATGTCGGTGGGTTTCAAAATCTTCGATTTTTGAGTATTTATTATTGTGAGTTCGTTGGTCAAGTGCCTTTATGGTTATCAAAACTCAAGAACGTAGAGATCTTGATTCTGAAAGGTAGTCGAATTACAGGGCCAATTCCTAGATCATTGGGGACTCTTCCCAAACTCTTTTTCTTGAGCTTGGCAGACAACCAAATTTCCGGTGAATTTCCAAAAGAACTTTGTGGACTCCCAAGTTTGGTACATGAACCAACCACAACTCAAGTAGACGATTATATTGACCTGCCTATCTTCACCGCTGCAGACCTAAATCCAATTTTTTACCCACGAAGATTGTCCAACTTTGCACCAACAGTAGACCTATCTCTCAATCACATTCGTGGCAGAATACCTACTGAAATAGGCCAAATACACCTTGTCCACAACTTGGATCTTAGTAGCAACTACTTTTCCGGGAACATTCCAGAACAAATATCCAACCTCAAAAATCTAGAGAATTTGAGCCTTTCCATGAATCATTTGTCTGGAAACATTCCGTTGTCCTTGGCAAGCCTTAATTTCTTAAAATCTTTGAATGTCTCATACAATAATCTTGAAGGACCAATCCCAACAAGCACTCAGCTCCAAAGTTTCAATGCTTCTGCGTTTAAGGGGAATTCAAAACTGTGTGGCGCTCCACTTCCAAATGAGTGTCTaccaattgagggcattgatgcTGATAGTAACAACAGCCAAGGTGGGGACAATGGACATCAATTTCCATGGTTGTATATTTTCACCGCACTGGGTTTCATTGTAGGGTTTTGGGGAGTATTTGGTTCTTTAATTGTTAAGAAGACATGAAGATATGCATATTTTCAATTCTTAGATCATGTATAAGATAGGCTCTATGTGATGATTACAGTGCGTATGACCATGATGAAAAGAAGGCTTAGAGGAGACTAGGTTGTACTTTTATCATACATCTTTGGTTTTCTTTTCACACCGATGACGACAAGAATATGCATATTTCTGATGTTTTCTCTGTAAAAATTAATACTAATGGCACTTGTAAGGGTGATTCTGTTAAGGGTGTGTGCTTGGGGcatttatctatatatattttgaatgtcCCTAGCCTTGTGTACGAAGAAATATTATGTCATTCAAGACCTGCAGATGGCTCAGATAATGGGTATAGAAGCGCGCTGGCATAACAAAGAATCATTCTCTACAAATATATGCTCGAACAAAAAGAGTCTAAAGAGAGAATTATATAGTACGATACGGAAGACTACATGACATTGTGCAGTATAAGTTGTTCAAAGAAGCTGTTCAACTGAGCCAACTCAAAGACTTAAATATTAATCTGGTTAAGTTGAAGATTTTCTTATGCTTTATGATTTTTCTTCTTATGGTTCATATTTTAGAATTTgaaatattatgtttttaaatgTCTAATTCGAGTATGCCGAGTCATTTTCTTGCTCAACATGCTTTCCTGTGTGTGGGGAAAGTTTAGGGTTAAGGTTTAAGGTGTGGGGAAAGTTCTTGGAGGTGTTCAAGTTCATTTCAGCTTGATAGATATGTTTAAAGTAGTTGTTCAATTGAGTCAATTCAAGTTTTGGCATGCCGTATACGAAACGTTGATTTCATATTCTCCTCCTCTAAATTCAATGCtccgtgtttttttttttctttcaattaccGCGTAGAAACAAAGGTATAAAGTTCTTCCCCTTCTTCTAGGGCAAATTACTGGTTAGTCGTAGACTTTGACATTAGATCTGGTCCTTTCGTGGTGGTCCCTCCCTCTTCGACGCAGAGAGAGGTATGGAGGCTcagttataattattttttctttgtggGATATCGTATCTACATGTTTCCTTTTGTAATAATACTTGGTTAATTTGGGATTTAGGGAATAAATTGTGGTTTGAGGAAATGGTTACTGCAGTTACTCTCCTCgttgcatgtttttttttttttttttttttgttgaaaagattgCTCTATTGAACATCAAGATAATGTACATAGGACATCACAAACTATCCAAATTCAAACCTGAATATCAGGACTATAGCTACGTCTTTATAAAGACACGCAGACTGATTACCATTATATGGGGCATAAAATACAAAGATGCATTAGCATCAACACCTTGCCATCACGGGGCATAAATTGCTCGTTGCATGATTACTTATAACTTACGGGCATATTCTTCTTTTGCCAAACGTGAAGGCATTGCCGTTCCTGAGTTATTTGAGGCCAAGGGCGACACCGAAAAACATGCCTTAACATAACTTTAcataatataattatttattttagtatttgTACGTATGTACAtcgaatattaaataaaatagacTTTTTGACATTATGGACCTCTTTTGACAAATGATAAGATAATCTACATTAAACTTATTAAAACTATGGGAAGGGGGATTCGAACACAAGACCTAGAGAGCAAAGGTGAACACTCTTAACTAACTAATCTACAAGCCACTTGCACATTATGAAACCTTTGGAatgatttttttcatatttaaaatCTCTAATTTTTATACGTAAACaataaatgaaaatgaaaaactacTACTACCAAAGGCCACATATGGTAATATAACTaatggttttctttttcttcaagttcTCATGAAAGGTTGCACTTCACTCCTATAAtacaattccaataattgaaataatagtttatgaACGATATTTTTCAGCTACACCCAAGCAGGTCTTTAATTATAATCCATATGATTACAAAGTAAAgcttctaaaaacaaaaagtagtcattatcttgaatatTAGATGATTCAAAGCTCCAAAATAttctaaaactaaacacttttgAACACTAACTTTAGCATGTTCAATCATAAAGTTTCATCGACTCGTTGTCACCAAAAGAGGCCTACAAAAGAAATGTATAAATTGAATTAGTATCCCATTTAGGAACACCGACACCAATTAGCATGAATCCAATAGAGGTAAATGATCACATAATGTTTACATTGTATACTCAgttatcataaaataaaaaaataaaaacaaaaaaaacaaaaaaacaaaagcggAGTACCAAATCAATTGAGTTAGTATCACCATTCATCAATATGCATAAATAGAAGGTTTACATTCCATGATTTTTCACACACccatatgcataaattgaattagTATCACCAATAACTccaaagtaaaaaacaaaaataaagatcaATTTTTATGACATTCACATAAGTATCATCACCGAATGAGGAATCTTCAACACAAGGAGTAGAGTTTGAATCTGGTTCAATGGTAAACATTAAAATTAGGCTAAAATAGTAAATTTTAGAACATATACATaatttatatgaaattttatAGTAAGTATCTCGCATCTAACTCAATAACCAGTCTCAACTCTCGAGAACACATGGCAGGGGACAGGGTGTTTGAGACTCTAAGTCTGGCAGAGAGAttgaaaatttagggtttttaatttttttttattttaaattttacatatattaaattaaatgggtaaatggataACCATTATAACCACGGGTAATACTCAGAACCGATGGATACCCGTTATAACTGCAGGTAATGCCTATAaccgtccatttaaatttcacggataaATGGTTATACTCATAACTATTTGTTCGTCTAAACAGTTACCCATAACCATAACTGTGAATTTTAAATGGACgagtaaccgcggttacccaaaCCCATGGatattttgcccatccctaggcACGGGAACAAAAATAACGTAATACCACTCAACATTTAAGAAGGGCCTAGCTTTGATGGAGTGTCTCCACGGCACAGGGCCCCAAAATTTAAGGAGCCTCCAAAATAGTTGTCTATTTAATCTGGTAACATATGAAATAATATTATGTAGAAATCctaaataaaaatactaaataGAATCAAGAAAAATCTATAAAAATACCAGTGGGCCCATAAGCCACAAGGTACAACTCACATTATTCCTTAGTTCTCACTCCACGAGTCAAAGCCCACTTTTCTCTCTCacccccaccaccccccccccctccaaAAAACCCCCAATTCCCTTCCCTCTCTACTCTTTTTAACACATAAATCATTAAACcctaattcataatttcatgcCATTGAAGAAAATTTTTATGAATCACGAAGACAATTCAAGTGATCAAAGTGATACAGACTTCgattaaagtaagatatttAGTAGTTCAAGTATATTAAGTTGGAATTGGAAGATTTAGGTATTTCtttaataatgatttttttttccttttgtactTTTCAGGGCAaaactcataaaaaataaatcaagtaATCGTCATAGTAAGAGGGGtcattaagaaaaaaaaccactatacacacacacattgcGGACTATAAGGTTTTATTGTTCATACTTACTATAATTTAATTGTGATCTTGTTTGAGATATAAAAGATGACACCTCGTAGAAAATAGTCATTTAGCTAcgtaaaacgccaaaggaaaaaaaaagttgaacaaCTGACTCAGTCTAAAAAACAAGTTGTTGATAGGTTCTTTGTTAAAGACAAAGAACCAcgaagttcaatttttttttttaagattgtcTTTAGAATGGCTCATTTTATAAATTTCGCATAGGGCTCTCGAAATCTTAGAGACGGACCCTGATTTAAAATAAACTGATAACTATCATGAACGTTTATTATATAttccaaacaaaacaaaacaaaaccttatatgtttatgaatcaacataattttttttggttgccCTTGTTTTTTTGGGCCCCAAGTGGTCACCATGATTGCACTAGACCAAGGCTAGCCCTGAATATCAAGACTATAGCTGCGTCTTTAGAATGATTATCTTCCAAGCAAAGAAAACCATCAACAAGGAAACAACTGATTAGTACTTGTTAAACTCCGATGAACATTAGCCGATTATGGCCCAGTACAAATTCCATTACCATATCACAATACTATGATTTCAGTGTTTGTGCTAGCTTGAGGACCAAAAGTATAATTTTGAGTTAATGTAGAGTGGTAGACTTTAAAAAAACTAGGTCTTCACTTTGATTTTGAGTTAATTTagactttaaaaaaattaggtCTTCTCCCAATTCTTCCCATTGGGCCGAAGACCAATAATTGATTAAATAACTATCCTAGGCCCTGAAGACCTATTCgcatatatttgttttcttttgcttgTTATATATTATGTCTTGTATATATTG contains the following coding sequences:
- the LOC137742800 gene encoding receptor-like protein 2 — encoded protein: MAHGFLLILLFSHIIFTNVHACNQIERASLLSFASTLSSRPLNWTSINCCRWKGITCNQDGLVTHLLLSSKGLKGAIFPSSSSLGNLTHLTHMNLSHNSISESLGTEFFLSLNRLEILDLSFNLLSGNLPFSLPSHNIQTLDLSSNRFHGAIPSSFFQKARNLTSFNVHNNSFSGLIPSSICINSSPLIRLLDFSLNAFSGNISPGLGGCSKLQIFRAGNNNLSGLLPKDIYNATKLEEIAFPSNSLNGAISEKIFNLTNLAILDLSFNALSGVLPLYFGKLSKLKILALDYNHFEGYLPPSLMNCTNLVEIHMAANNLEGNISMLNFSKLSHLSKLDLLRNHFIGTFPTSLYSCQSLKAIRLSANNLEGQIQHEILSLKSLSLLSLGGLTNITGAMKILMHCKSLQTLLLSYSFKGEEIPTDEGMLDVGGFQNLRFLSIYYCEFVGQVPLWLSKLKNVEILILKGSRITGPIPRSLGTLPKLFFLSLADNQISGEFPKELCGLPSLVHEPTTTQVDDYIDLPIFTAADLNPIFYPRRLSNFAPTVDLSLNHIRGRIPTEIGQIHLVHNLDLSSNYFSGNIPEQISNLKNLENLSLSMNHLSGNIPLSLASLNFLKSLNVSYNNLEGPIPTSTQLQSFNASAFKGNSKLCGAPLPNECLPIEGIDADSNNSQGGDNGHQFPWLYIFTALGFIVGFWGVFGSLIVKKT